A section of the Nodosilinea sp. FACHB-141 genome encodes:
- a CDS encoding SAVED domain-containing protein, translated as MQPYLVDFAIVTALKIERDAVLSRLDKYEVVKEDFEPQVYYRGSIKIPGTSECYTVVVTLLLDMGNDEAATAATRLLQRWQPANLFMVGIAGGVRGKVELGDVVVAKFVFYYEPAKLTATGEQHRPEQFPTDTLLRSRAYFYEAAEWKSKIAVVRPGIPQIEDTLPNVHFEPIASGEKVIADLETLPQLLQACPKLAAVAMEGAGVARAARSHNAPPRFMEIRGICDFADPDKNDDWHCYAANAAAAFTIGLLHDRPVPPLNTERLLNKPEKPLLIICAQSLPNRVIAPDEILSGLNDGLKGRTRERVSLDFTPLIKGGVFTDPACAVQRLTDPQGVFATAIARSNETELVFHGLAHLPLLVLMGHLISDRVPVRLFDFHPSPGSNTWAWPNKEQNFPPMEVYGLPGSRSWQAKDVVLRVSVSYKVLSDQALTVAPSGAIEIDLTVVPEPVRGVVQSEEQVREYGRVFRRTLDWIAQNLPAGQRIHLFYAGPVTLAFHLGQQISENIHPPVTVWNYHRGYDWAIDLEKAYMGEECVVQPQSGYDQM; from the coding sequence ATGCAACCATACCTCGTTGATTTTGCCATTGTAACTGCGCTTAAAATTGAGCGTGACGCGGTGTTGAGCCGTCTTGACAAATACGAGGTTGTCAAAGAGGATTTTGAGCCACAGGTGTATTACCGGGGTTCTATTAAGATTCCAGGAACAAGCGAGTGTTATACAGTAGTCGTAACACTGCTACTGGATATGGGGAATGATGAAGCCGCTACTGCCGCAACTCGATTGCTGCAACGCTGGCAACCTGCAAATTTGTTTATGGTAGGGATTGCTGGCGGGGTACGTGGCAAGGTTGAATTGGGTGATGTAGTTGTCGCAAAATTTGTCTTTTATTATGAACCAGCAAAGTTGACTGCAACAGGTGAGCAGCATCGTCCAGAACAGTTTCCAACTGACACATTACTTCGTAGCCGTGCTTACTTCTATGAAGCAGCCGAGTGGAAATCCAAAATTGCCGTTGTACGACCAGGGATCCCCCAAATTGAAGATACATTGCCTAATGTTCATTTTGAACCGATTGCAAGCGGTGAAAAAGTTATCGCTGATTTAGAAACACTCCCCCAACTTTTGCAGGCATGTCCCAAGCTTGCAGCCGTAGCGATGGAGGGTGCAGGGGTGGCGCGAGCAGCAAGGAGCCACAACGCTCCGCCTCGTTTTATGGAGATTAGGGGGATTTGTGATTTTGCTGATCCCGATAAAAATGATGACTGGCATTGTTATGCGGCGAATGCCGCCGCCGCATTTACCATCGGGCTATTACACGATCGCCCTGTACCTCCTCTCAATACAGAGCGACTTTTGAATAAGCCAGAGAAGCCACTACTAATAATCTGTGCCCAGTCTTTACCTAACCGAGTGATTGCCCCAGATGAAATTCTGAGCGGATTAAATGATGGCCTTAAAGGGCGGACAAGAGAGAGGGTCTCATTAGATTTCACTCCTCTAATAAAAGGTGGGGTCTTTACTGATCCGGCATGTGCAGTCCAACGACTAACGGATCCTCAAGGAGTGTTTGCTACTGCGATCGCTCGTTCTAACGAAACTGAACTTGTTTTTCATGGGTTGGCGCACCTTCCATTATTGGTATTGATGGGCCATCTAATCAGCGATCGTGTACCTGTAAGGCTTTTTGACTTTCATCCCAGTCCTGGTTCTAATACCTGGGCGTGGCCTAATAAAGAACAGAATTTTCCACCAATGGAAGTTTACGGGCTTCCTGGTTCCCGCTCTTGGCAGGCAAAGGACGTGGTTCTTCGTGTTTCAGTTAGCTACAAGGTTTTATCTGACCAGGCTCTTACAGTTGCTCCATCAGGAGCAATTGAAATTGATTTGACGGTTGTTCCTGAGCCTGTACGTGGCGTCGTTCAAAGTGAAGAGCAAGTACGAGAGTATGGGCGAGTATTTCGACGGACATTAGATTGGATTGCTCAAAACCTGCCAGCAGGTCAGAGAATTCATCTTTTCTACGCAGGTCCGGTTACCCTTGCCTTTCACTTGGGGCAACAAATATCGGAAAATATCCATCCACCAGTGACTGTATGGAATTATCACCGGGGATATGATTGGGCGATTGATTTAGAGAAAGCATACATGGGGGAAGAATGTGTTGTCCAACCACAGTCAGGTTATGACCAGATGTAG
- a CDS encoding CBASS oligonucleotide cyclase, with amino-acid sequence MTIIGRFNRFVKNIRPTDDHINEANRQTNYMVEQLKGKVAANGTFKLEKVLKAGSNAKFTSLRRTAENIFDVDLAAYYSGTGATTQELDKLLDFTCKRLHEIYPSKTKEDFETLKSAVRVKFRSGIRLNVDVAPIIRDDSLGLENGGWLPRSDGWRLTSVTCHNQFISNRTAKSNQVPGPVKFNRLVRLMKWWNNRQEVLAQPSIFCDLITAAAFDAYGVTSEWQSSLRQIFSFLLRHQFLEPIVFDDYHDTSGLVFPSGQVVIMDSVNLENNIAKDWTEETRLSYLERVQGAYDWMMEAKSYELDGDEEGAVNMWCQVFGTEFRSLSEGED; translated from the coding sequence ATGACTATCATTGGCAGGTTCAACAGGTTTGTCAAAAATATCCGTCCTACCGATGACCACATTAATGAGGCGAACCGACAGACTAACTACATGGTAGAGCAGCTTAAGGGAAAAGTGGCCGCAAACGGCACATTCAAGTTGGAGAAGGTTCTAAAAGCTGGCTCAAATGCTAAATTTACTTCCCTGCGCCGAACAGCAGAAAACATATTTGATGTTGATCTTGCTGCTTACTATTCCGGCACCGGAGCAACAACGCAGGAGTTAGACAAACTCTTAGATTTCACTTGCAAGCGGCTTCACGAAATCTATCCTAGTAAAACCAAAGAGGATTTTGAAACCCTGAAAAGTGCTGTTCGAGTTAAGTTTCGCAGTGGAATTAGGCTTAACGTGGATGTAGCACCGATTATCCGAGATGATTCGTTAGGTCTGGAGAACGGAGGATGGCTTCCACGCTCGGACGGATGGCGGCTAACTTCTGTGACCTGTCATAACCAGTTCATCAGTAACCGCACCGCCAAAAGCAATCAAGTACCTGGGCCAGTTAAGTTTAATCGACTCGTGCGGTTAATGAAATGGTGGAACAATCGCCAAGAGGTTTTAGCACAGCCCTCTATTTTTTGCGATCTGATAACGGCTGCTGCCTTTGATGCTTATGGTGTTACCAGCGAGTGGCAAAGTAGTTTGCGGCAAATCTTCTCCTTCCTGCTCAGACATCAATTTCTTGAACCAATTGTTTTTGATGACTACCACGATACAAGTGGACTGGTCTTTCCATCAGGTCAAGTCGTCATTATGGATTCTGTAAACCTGGAGAATAATATCGCTAAAGACTGGACAGAAGAGACTCGGTTGAGTTACCTGGAAAGAGTACAGGGTGCTTATGACTGGATGATGGAAGCCAAGAGTTATGAATTGGATGGAGATGAGGAAGGCGCTGTAAATATGTGGTGTCAAGTTTTTGGGACTGAATTTCGATCTCTGTCTGAAGGAGAAGACTAG